In a single window of the Niabella ginsenosidivorans genome:
- a CDS encoding helix-turn-helix domain-containing protein, which produces MPAKNDQQDILQFVNKIGYHIGETVQYLELHYQKSFDFSPDMAMFLASYTVKKTFTRPTTAPKYIKNSICFFFRDVLNNNGPAITKRKSATQDEKPFIRVFPSTFSYTSLFKKGSHVKIVSVLISADYLKSFLKNDAEQFQFLFETRHDFLIEEIMTDDIARTVNDIVKKEEPGALRSYHYRLKAMELLFYLFQSLGKREKSPHRRLSEKDIASIYKVRDKLVSSLHKPSSIAALKQIAGMNELKMRKVFMQVFGMGIYDYYQHLRMKEAARLLRSEKLSVSEAGYQLGFENLSHFSRVFEKHIGKKPKKYSSEV; this is translated from the coding sequence ATGCCGGCAAAGAATGATCAACAGGATATCCTTCAATTCGTAAATAAAATAGGTTATCATATAGGAGAGACGGTTCAGTATCTGGAACTACACTATCAGAAAAGCTTTGATTTTTCGCCGGACATGGCTATGTTCCTTGCTTCTTATACGGTAAAGAAAACGTTTACACGCCCGACAACTGCGCCAAAATATATCAAGAACAGTATTTGCTTTTTCTTCAGAGATGTATTGAATAATAATGGCCCGGCAATTACAAAAAGGAAGTCAGCAACGCAGGATGAAAAGCCATTCATACGGGTGTTTCCTTCTACGTTCTCATATACCAGTCTTTTTAAAAAGGGTTCCCATGTAAAGATTGTTTCTGTGCTGATCAGTGCCGACTATCTTAAAAGCTTTTTAAAAAATGATGCTGAACAGTTTCAGTTTTTATTTGAGACCCGTCATGACTTTTTAATAGAAGAAATCATGACGGATGACATTGCACGCACTGTAAATGACATTGTGAAAAAAGAGGAACCGGGCGCGCTCAGAAGTTATCATTACCGGCTGAAAGCAATGGAACTGCTTTTTTATTTGTTTCAAAGTTTGGGCAAACGGGAAAAATCTCCTCACCGAAGACTCAGCGAAAAGGACATAGCATCTATTTACAAAGTACGTGACAAGCTTGTTTCATCATTGCACAAACCCAGTTCTATTGCAGCATTAAAGCAAATTGCAGGGATGAATGAATTGAAAATGCGCAAAGTTTTTATGCAGGTTTTTGGTATGGGGATTTATGATTACTACCAGCACCTGCGCATGAAGGAAGCCGCAAGACTTTTACGCAGTGAAAAGCTGTCCGTATCAGAAGCCGGTTATCAATTGGGATTTGAAAACCTGAGTCATTTTTCAAGGGTATTTGAAAAGCACATCGGCAAAAAGCCCAAAAAATATAGCAGCGAAGTTTAA
- a CDS encoding FAD-dependent monooxygenase, whose protein sequence is MKKQVLISGASIAGLTLAYWLNRHGYKVTVIEISKGLRKGGSPIDVRGKALDAAKEMGILEKIKAREFVHTDAMVNAQNEPLVTFSLNAQAEYRGDIEIHRDDLVDILYGNIPANTVEFLFENRIEELIQQKDQVTVTFKNGKRSNFDFVFGADGTHSAVRKLVFGNEAAYSRFFGAYFAIAEASGIKTGRPHSGAVMYQEPGKLAALYPFKKTVNALLVFRSPKLNYDYRDMAQHRQILKDHFQNSSWKIPRILDTMLHSDNLYFDEVCQIHMPAWSKGRVALVGDAAHTASFPTGMGTSLAMQGATILAQELQASNGDYQSAFSNYYASYKPFVESIQARIIRGLDWSVPETQQGIEAAINRFKG, encoded by the coding sequence ATGAAAAAACAGGTTTTAATATCAGGAGCAAGTATTGCAGGATTAACATTAGCGTACTGGCTGAACCGGCACGGCTATAAGGTCACCGTCATTGAAATTTCAAAGGGCCTAAGAAAAGGCGGCTCACCCATTGATGTAAGAGGCAAAGCCTTAGATGCAGCAAAAGAAATGGGCATACTGGAAAAAATTAAAGCAAGGGAATTTGTACATACTGATGCAATGGTAAACGCCCAAAATGAGCCGCTTGTTACTTTTTCGTTAAATGCACAGGCCGAATACCGGGGGGATATTGAAATTCACCGCGACGATTTAGTGGATATACTTTATGGAAACATTCCGGCAAACACAGTCGAATTCCTTTTTGAAAACAGAATTGAAGAGCTTATTCAGCAAAAAGACCAGGTTACAGTAACATTTAAAAACGGGAAACGCAGCAATTTTGACTTCGTTTTTGGAGCAGACGGAACGCATTCTGCCGTAAGGAAACTTGTTTTTGGTAATGAAGCAGCATATTCAAGATTCTTTGGTGCTTATTTTGCCATAGCTGAAGCCTCTGGCATAAAAACCGGCAGGCCCCATTCCGGAGCCGTAATGTACCAGGAGCCGGGCAAGCTGGCTGCGCTTTATCCTTTTAAAAAAACGGTCAATGCCTTACTTGTTTTCAGGTCACCTAAACTAAATTATGATTACAGGGATATGGCACAGCACCGGCAAATTTTAAAGGATCATTTCCAAAACAGTTCCTGGAAAATACCCCGTATTTTAGACACCATGCTTCATTCAGACAATTTATATTTTGATGAAGTTTGTCAGATTCACATGCCTGCCTGGTCAAAAGGGCGTGTTGCTTTGGTTGGGGATGCCGCGCATACCGCAAGCTTCCCCACAGGGATGGGCACAAGCCTGGCAATGCAGGGGGCTACAATTTTAGCGCAGGAACTTCAGGCATCAAACGGGGATTATCAATCGGCATTTTCAAACTACTATGCATCCTATAAACCCTTTGTGGAAAGCATTCAGGCAAGAATTATCCGCGGGTTGGATTGGTCAGTTCCTGAAACGCAGCAAGGGATTGAGGCAGCGATTAACCGGTTTAAAGGATAA
- a CDS encoding universal stress protein: MQSILVLTDFSDNAFLAAEYAGMLSRKWNSKRMVLYHAYHPLPAIANELVTVVVNEDQRPEILHNMEKWQESVQQLAGPGTTVRSLLDDADLEEGIRRIGNNEKTDLVVMGITGKTGWEKLLVGSNTIRVMETCPYPLLIVPPETKISLPETVLLTTDLKDVKEKTALPLLEKFLTGMQGRLLVLNVAKKESDAIDLRKEISALHTLLDQYHPEYHYIDHPDAAEGINSFATDHAAGLMITLHRQQSALTELLQKSISRKLAWHTRIPLLVFPVQF; this comes from the coding sequence TGCAATCCATCCTTGTCCTTACCGATTTTTCTGATAACGCCTTTTTAGCAGCTGAATATGCCGGCATGCTTTCCAGGAAATGGAACAGTAAACGTATGGTGTTATACCACGCATACCACCCTCTGCCAGCAATAGCAAATGAACTGGTAACGGTAGTAGTCAACGAAGACCAGCGTCCTGAAATCCTCCATAACATGGAAAAATGGCAGGAGTCTGTGCAACAGCTTGCCGGTCCGGGAACAACGGTCCGGTCATTACTGGATGATGCGGATCTGGAGGAAGGGATCCGACGGATCGGGAACAATGAAAAAACAGATCTTGTTGTGATGGGTATTACCGGAAAAACCGGCTGGGAAAAATTGCTTGTAGGCAGCAATACCATACGCGTTATGGAAACATGCCCCTATCCGCTATTAATTGTACCTCCCGAAACAAAGATCAGCCTCCCCGAAACAGTACTGCTGACCACTGATCTCAAAGACGTAAAAGAAAAAACAGCGCTCCCCCTGTTAGAAAAATTCCTGACAGGTATGCAGGGCCGGCTGCTGGTTCTGAATGTAGCAAAAAAGGAAAGCGATGCCATCGATCTGAGAAAAGAGATCAGTGCCCTCCATACCCTGCTGGATCAATATCACCCCGAGTATCATTATATTGATCATCCGGATGCGGCAGAAGGCATCAATAGTTTTGCTACAGACCACGCTGCAGGGCTGATGATTACTTTACACCGGCAGCAAAGCGCACTAACAGAGCTGCTCCAGAAAAGCATATCCAGAAAACTGGCCTGGCATACCCGGATCCCTTTGCTGGTTTTCCCAGTACAGTTTTAA